The genomic DNA TGGCTGAAATTTTGGCCTGTAAAACTATTTACAACAAATATTAAACTTTTAACAGTTGCTGGAACTTTTGTAAGGTCAACTATTATTTGCTCATCATCACCTTCCCCTGCACCTGTACGATTATCGCCTGTATGCTGAATGCTTCCATCTTTGCTTTTAAGCTGCCTGAACCATACTGTATCAACCATATTTCCCTGTTCATCAAATAAAACACATGAAGCATCAAGGTCAATAGTTTGCTCTTTTGTTCCGAAAAAACCTTTCTTTTTTACAGCATCCCAACCAAGCCCCATAATGACTTTAGTTAGTTTACTGCCCGACTCTTTTTCTAAAGAGATTTTTTGGCCTTTAGTAAGACTAATTGACATTTTTAGAACCTCCTTTTTTTTTAAGTTATCTATTTTTTTGGATGTAAGAAATAATCCATGTTAAAAGACCTCCCCTGTTTCTTGAACATACATATACTTTTCCATTTCCGCTAAATCTATTTACTAAACCTTCACCACTTGTAGCGCTGTTGACTAAAGTTCCTAAAAAACCTTGTTTTGATGTGCTTGCAGAAATATTATAATTTAAAGTTCTATCCCATGCAATTACGTGGAAATTATCAACAATAACATCTGTAGTTGGAGTTACATCTAACTGAAATATTGAGCCAAATCCTGATATTGCTAATTTGCCATGACCTGAAGTTTCCATTATAAAAAAACCGCCCGTTCCTCCAAAAAAGGCTTGGCCTATTCCTTGGGATTTTATGTTAATTTCAACTTCATTAGTTGCGGCAAGAAATGCTCCGTCATTTAATCTGTATTGTTTTTGGCCAATTTCAAGGACTTCTATATCACCTGGCAATGTTGGCGCAAGGAGAGCTTGACCGTCTCCTGAAACTGCTTCTATGGATTGTTGAAAAAAAGATTCTCCTGCAGTGAGCCTTCTTCCAAGTGCGCTTAAAAATCCACCTCGCATTTTACCTTTAAGCTCTAAAGTTGTTTCCATAGTTACCATAGCGTCTGATTCTGCATAAATTTTTTCCCCTCTGTTTAGATTTACTAATAAAAAAGGATCAATATCACCAATTTTTTGTAATTCAGCCATAAAAACTCCTTTAATTAAGATTTAAACATATTTTCAAGAATTTTTTTTGTCATTTCATAAATTTTAGAATCTTTACTTGCTCTTGAGCCAGCCACATTTAAGACTTCAATCTTATTTTCATTAATCCAAAAAAGTAATTTTTCAGAAGAAGAAGGTATATCAAGACTATTAAGATCAATATGAAGACATGGCTTATTATATTTGATTGCAAATTCAAGTGTGCGTAATGAGCCTCCAATTAATTCTCCATGGGAAATAATTACAGTTCCATCAGAATCAATAACATTTTGAGCAGTTCTTTGGACATAGTTTTCTTTATCAATTTCTTTCATTTTATATTTTTTAGGGATAATGCCATTCTCATTTTTTCTTCCCTTTGGCACCCAGCCTCCATGGGGTATTTTATATTGAATTGCAAAATCAAGGGCTGCCATGTCAGCGCCAGTTTGTCCTCCAGAAACAATTTGTTTAATGGCTATATGTTTTTTATTCATGATGAATAACTCGTCTTTTTGAGTCGGCTTCAAGACTTAACC from Desulfobacterales bacterium includes the following:
- a CDS encoding TIGR00266 family protein — encoded protein: MAELQKIGDIDPFLLVNLNRGEKIYAESDAMVTMETTLELKGKMRGGFLSALGRRLTAGESFFQQSIEAVSGDGQALLAPTLPGDIEVLEIGQKQYRLNDGAFLAATNEVEINIKSQGIGQAFFGGTGGFFIMETSGHGKLAISGFGSIFQLDVTPTTDVIVDNFHVIAWDRTLNYNISASTSKQGFLGTLVNSATSGEGLVNRFSGNGKVYVCSRNRGGLLTWIISYIQKNR
- a CDS encoding putative molybdenum carrier protein, giving the protein MNKKHIAIKQIVSGGQTGADMAALDFAIQYKIPHGGWVPKGRKNENGIIPKKYKMKEIDKENYVQRTAQNVIDSDGTVIISHGELIGGSLRTLEFAIKYNKPCLHIDLNSLDIPSSSEKLLFWINENKIEVLNVAGSRASKDSKIYEMTKKILENMFKS
- a CDS encoding TerD family protein, producing MSISLTKGQKISLEKESGSKLTKVIMGLGWDAVKKKGFFGTKEQTIDLDASCVLFDEQGNMVDTVWFRQLKSKDGSIQHTGDNRTGAGEGDDEQIIVDLTKVPATVKSLIFVVNSFTGQNFSQVENAFCRLVDMATSKEVAKFNLSCQGNYTAQIMVKVYRHSGEWKMHAIGENGSGRTFEQLLPAMKGYL